A single window of Penaeus vannamei isolate JL-2024 chromosome 24, ASM4276789v1, whole genome shotgun sequence DNA harbors:
- the LOC113811280 gene encoding uncharacterized protein isoform X3 → MSESLLVKTPRARMGDTSSFLVVDGFTFKDENRVSLPEACEVEAKDEDNAETFIDDITIKEEEPEGCDPLLTFPCNDCENVYATKCELEVHLKEGHKDENLFSCMNCDEEFLEEGELALHAELHVKREKVNGKVTSEPSETLVWSSAASELIVNPPSIDMASKGEADSRQFTMTTDLTRCPTLRDYTSSTPLNNSLNDATPLRPSKKRKQNSSDVTHSDDQFMKVLADVHKISTRPSFQEHWLRDSQFKGWLVGIDGTTSKAYCRLCHKKLSAEITSLKRHRLSQKHVALEKNQKTTPARSTTTFRPPPEPSKIMNGVAYATILFVVFLAEHNLPFRLCGDLMELNKRMFPDSEIAAQMAIRRKKCASLVQSLGDYASQKLANKLTKSKFSLIVDEVSDCGSEKACAVGVRYFDVDENVIKTTMLDVVNVCEGNEAGPTGEGLYSKLVSSLGLLSIPTSNLIGFAYDGASNMMGVFNSVSNLLRDSFPGISVFKCVSSRIQICANEASKALPESCENLVHNIYSFFGQSGKRHEFENHQLFCNTKHFSATQWLSIHEAVARIIEQWQPLKMFFTNVLWKDRSSAVEQICDAMRNPSVYCYLVYLNYILPHITSISEVFESTSTNFHLLHDKISGLYRLLLNDFCDSHKVAASALHEIEPCDPSYHLPIEQINLGEEVNSLFSQPEYKDDMVRDIRLRCRTFMIAACQQIKERFDLNNKLWRLASFLNPKQVLDEDVRSHQPSISDLLKEVPRINHFSSRMLDDQWRSICYHVFPEHIKSAQDDAGAFYKGLIEFEDDAGRRIYEHFGRFAMQILSLPASNADAKRVFSELNFFKRKERNSLKMSTVKSLIHLRECAASKDGVFEPDKGMVMHLAST, encoded by the exons ATGTCGGAATCCCTATTGGTGAAAACACCCCGTGCTCGAATGGGTGATACAAGCTCATTTTTGGTGGTGGATGGATTCACTTTTAAAGATGAGAATAGAGTGTCATTGCCTGAGGCCTGTGAAGTGGAAGCAAAGGATGAAGACAACGCGGAAACATTTATTGACGATATCACAATCAAAGAAGAGGAGCCTGAAGGTTGTGATCCTTTATTAACTTTTCCTTGCAATGATTGTGAGAATGTGTATGCGACCAAATGTGAATTAGAGGTTCATTTAAAGGAAGGACATAAAGACGAAAACCTCTTCAGTTGTATGAATTGCGATGAAGAGTTCCTCGAGGAGGGTGAACTTGCACTCCATGCTGAATTACACgttaagagagagaaggtgaatggTAAG GTTACTTCAGAGCCTTCGGAGACTTTGGTATGGTCTAGTGCTGCTAGCGAATTGATTGTTAATCCTCCAAGTATAGACATGGCATCAAAGGGAGAAGCTGACTCTCGGCAGTTCACCATGACTACTGACCTGACCAGATGTCCTACACTAAGAGACTATACGTCCTCAACGCCATTGAACAACTCACTTAATGATGCAACTCCTCTTAGGCCCAGTAAAAAGAGGAAGCAGAACAGTAGTGACGTTACCCACTCTGACGACCAGTTCATGAAAGTGCTAGCTGATGTGCATAAG ATATCAACACGCCCATCTTTCCAAGAGCACTGGCTCAGGGACAGCCAGTTCAAAGGTTGGCTGGTGGGCATTGACGGTACAACTTCGAAGGCCTACTGTCGGTTATGCCACAAGAAGCTTAGTGCTGAAATAACATCACTGAAGCGCCACCGACTCTCTCAGAAACATGTAGCCTTGGAGAAGAACCAGAAGACGACTCCAGCCAGGTCTACTACTACGTTTAGACCACCACCGGAACCCAGCAAAATTATGAATGGTGTAGCCTATGCCACAATATTATTCGTTGTATTTTTGGCTGAACATAATTTGCCATTTAG GCTATGTGGTGACCTGATGGAGCTGAACAAGAGGATGTTCCCCGATTCTGAGATCGCGGCTCAGATGGCGATTCGGAGGAAGAAATGTGCATCTCTCGTTCAAAGCCTCGGGGATTACGCCTCCCAGAAATTAGCAAATAAGCTAACAAAAAGCAAATTTAGTTTGATTGTGGACGAAGTATCAGACTGCGGCTCAGAGAAAGCATGCGCTGTAGGAGTGAGGTATTTTGACGTGGATGAAAACGTTATAAAGACCACAATGCTCGACGTTGTAAACGTTTGTGAGGGTAACGAGGCAGGTCCAACTGGGGAGGGCTTATACAGTAAGCTTGTTTCCAGTCTAGGTTTGCTCAGCATTCCGACATCCAACCTCATAGGATTTGCGTATGATGGGGCATCTAATATGATGGGTGTTTTTAATAGCGTAAGCAATCTGCTCCGAGATAGCTTCCCAGGAATTTCAGTCTTCAAATGTGTATCCAGCCGTATTCAAATATGCGCAAATGAGGCATCAAAAGCTCTGCCAGAGTCATGCGAGAACCTCGTTCATAACATCTATAGTTTCTTTGGCCAAAGCGGTAAGCGGCATGAATTTGAAAATCACCAACTCTTTTGTAATACAAAACATTTTTCTGCCACTCAGTGGTTATCCATCCATGAGGCTGTTGCAAGGATCATAGAACAGTGGCAACCCTTAAAGATGTTTTTCACAAATGTTTTGTGGAAAGACCGGTCGTCCGCCGTCGAACAGATATGTGACGCAATGAGAAACCCTTCTGTCTACTGCTATTTAGTTTACTTGAACTACATATTGCCACACATCACTAGCATTAGCGAGGTTTTCGAATCCACATCAACCAACTTCCACCTTCTCCATGACAAAATATCTGGTCTTTACAGGCTCCTCTTAAATGATTTCTGCGACTCGCACAAAGTAGCAGCCTCAGCATTGCACGAGATAGAACCGTGCGATCCTTCATACCATCTACCTATAGAACAAATCAACCTTGGGGAGGAAGTGAACAGTTTATTCAGTCAACCAGAATATAAAGATGACATGGTCCGGGATATTCGACTCCGATGCAGAACTTTCATGATTGCCGCGTGCCAGCAAATCAAGGAAAGGTTTGACCTCAACAACAAATTATGGCGACTAGCATCTTTTTTAAATCCAAAGCAAGTTCTCGACGAGGATGTACGGTCACACCAGCCATCGATATCGGACTTATTAAAGGAAGTGCCACGCATCAATCATTTCAGTAGTCGAATGCTGGACGACCAGTGGCGCAGCATATGCTATCACGTGTTTCCTGAACATATCAAATCGGCCCAAGACGATGCAGGTGCGTTTTACAAAGGCCTTATAGAGTTTGAGGATGATGCAGGGCGTCGCATTTACGAACATTTCGGTAGATTTGCGATGCAGATCTTGTCACTCCCGGCTTCCAACGCAGACGCCAAAAGGGTTTTCTCCGAATTGAATTTcttcaagagaaaagagaggaattcCCTGAAGATGAGTACCGTCAAATCCCTAATTCACTTACGGGAGTGCGCAGCGAGTAAGGATGGAGTCTTCGAGCCAGACAAGgggatggtgatgcacttggctTCCACGTAA
- the LOC113811280 gene encoding uncharacterized protein isoform X2 yields the protein MPRHTQITMSLHEKLMKGVKGRPSKPRASQSTTSPPIDLFLAANPEETGAASSFANMRKRSRMSESLLVKTPRARMGDTSSFLVVDGFTFKDENRVSLPEACEVEAKDEDNAETFIDDITIKEEEPEGCDPLLTFPCNDCENVYATKCELEVHLKEGHKDENLFSCMNCDEEFLEEGELALHAELHVKREKVNGKVTSEPSETLVWSSAASELIVNPPSIDMASKGEADSRQFTMTTDLTRCPTLRDYTSSTPLNNSLNDATPLRPSKKRKQNSSDVTHSDDQFMKVLADVHKISTRPSFQEHWLRDSQFKGWLVGIDGTTSKAYCRLCHKKLSAEITSLKRHRLSQKHVALEKNQKTTPARSTTTFRPPPEPSKIMNGVAYATILFVVFLAEHNLPFRLCGDLMELNKRMFPDSEIAAQMAIRRKKCASLVQSLGDYASQKLANKLTKSKFSLIVDEVSDCGSEKACAVGVRYFDVDENVIKTTMLDVVNVCEGNEAGPTGEGLYSKLVSSLGLLSIPTSNLIGFAYDGASNMMGVFNSVSNLLRDSFPGISVFKCVSSRIQICANEASKALPESCENLVHNIYSFFGQSGKRHEFENHQLFCNTKHFSATQWLSIHEAVARIIEQWQPLKMFFTNVLWKDRSSAVEQICDAMRNPSVYCYLVYLNYILPHITSISEVFESTSTNFHLLHDKISGLYRLLLNDFCDSHKVAASALHEIEPCDPSYHLPIEQINLGEEVNSLFSQPEYKDDMVRDIRLRCRTFMIAACQQIKERFDLNNKLWRLASFLNPKQVLDEDVRSHQPSISDLLKEVPRINHFSSRMLDDQWRSICYHVFPEHIKSAQDDAGAFYKGLIEFEDDAGRRIYEHFGRFAMQILSLPASNADAKRVFSELNFFKRKERNSLKMSTVKSLIHLRECAASKDGVFEPDKGMVMHLAST from the exons ATGCCACGACATACCCAAATCACGATGTCACTGCACGAAAAGTTAATGAAAGGCGTGAAAGGGAGACCTAGCAAACCGCGGGCATCCCAAAGCACTACCTCCCCTCCCATAGACCTGTTCCTCGCCGCAAACCCAGAGGAAACGGGAGCTGCCTCGTCATTTGCAAATATGAGGAAAAG AAGTAGAATGTCGGAATCCCTATTGGTGAAAACACCCCGTGCTCGAATGGGTGATACAAGCTCATTTTTGGTGGTGGATGGATTCACTTTTAAAGATGAGAATAGAGTGTCATTGCCTGAGGCCTGTGAAGTGGAAGCAAAGGATGAAGACAACGCGGAAACATTTATTGACGATATCACAATCAAAGAAGAGGAGCCTGAAGGTTGTGATCCTTTATTAACTTTTCCTTGCAATGATTGTGAGAATGTGTATGCGACCAAATGTGAATTAGAGGTTCATTTAAAGGAAGGACATAAAGACGAAAACCTCTTCAGTTGTATGAATTGCGATGAAGAGTTCCTCGAGGAGGGTGAACTTGCACTCCATGCTGAATTACACgttaagagagagaaggtgaatggTAAG GTTACTTCAGAGCCTTCGGAGACTTTGGTATGGTCTAGTGCTGCTAGCGAATTGATTGTTAATCCTCCAAGTATAGACATGGCATCAAAGGGAGAAGCTGACTCTCGGCAGTTCACCATGACTACTGACCTGACCAGATGTCCTACACTAAGAGACTATACGTCCTCAACGCCATTGAACAACTCACTTAATGATGCAACTCCTCTTAGGCCCAGTAAAAAGAGGAAGCAGAACAGTAGTGACGTTACCCACTCTGACGACCAGTTCATGAAAGTGCTAGCTGATGTGCATAAG ATATCAACACGCCCATCTTTCCAAGAGCACTGGCTCAGGGACAGCCAGTTCAAAGGTTGGCTGGTGGGCATTGACGGTACAACTTCGAAGGCCTACTGTCGGTTATGCCACAAGAAGCTTAGTGCTGAAATAACATCACTGAAGCGCCACCGACTCTCTCAGAAACATGTAGCCTTGGAGAAGAACCAGAAGACGACTCCAGCCAGGTCTACTACTACGTTTAGACCACCACCGGAACCCAGCAAAATTATGAATGGTGTAGCCTATGCCACAATATTATTCGTTGTATTTTTGGCTGAACATAATTTGCCATTTAG GCTATGTGGTGACCTGATGGAGCTGAACAAGAGGATGTTCCCCGATTCTGAGATCGCGGCTCAGATGGCGATTCGGAGGAAGAAATGTGCATCTCTCGTTCAAAGCCTCGGGGATTACGCCTCCCAGAAATTAGCAAATAAGCTAACAAAAAGCAAATTTAGTTTGATTGTGGACGAAGTATCAGACTGCGGCTCAGAGAAAGCATGCGCTGTAGGAGTGAGGTATTTTGACGTGGATGAAAACGTTATAAAGACCACAATGCTCGACGTTGTAAACGTTTGTGAGGGTAACGAGGCAGGTCCAACTGGGGAGGGCTTATACAGTAAGCTTGTTTCCAGTCTAGGTTTGCTCAGCATTCCGACATCCAACCTCATAGGATTTGCGTATGATGGGGCATCTAATATGATGGGTGTTTTTAATAGCGTAAGCAATCTGCTCCGAGATAGCTTCCCAGGAATTTCAGTCTTCAAATGTGTATCCAGCCGTATTCAAATATGCGCAAATGAGGCATCAAAAGCTCTGCCAGAGTCATGCGAGAACCTCGTTCATAACATCTATAGTTTCTTTGGCCAAAGCGGTAAGCGGCATGAATTTGAAAATCACCAACTCTTTTGTAATACAAAACATTTTTCTGCCACTCAGTGGTTATCCATCCATGAGGCTGTTGCAAGGATCATAGAACAGTGGCAACCCTTAAAGATGTTTTTCACAAATGTTTTGTGGAAAGACCGGTCGTCCGCCGTCGAACAGATATGTGACGCAATGAGAAACCCTTCTGTCTACTGCTATTTAGTTTACTTGAACTACATATTGCCACACATCACTAGCATTAGCGAGGTTTTCGAATCCACATCAACCAACTTCCACCTTCTCCATGACAAAATATCTGGTCTTTACAGGCTCCTCTTAAATGATTTCTGCGACTCGCACAAAGTAGCAGCCTCAGCATTGCACGAGATAGAACCGTGCGATCCTTCATACCATCTACCTATAGAACAAATCAACCTTGGGGAGGAAGTGAACAGTTTATTCAGTCAACCAGAATATAAAGATGACATGGTCCGGGATATTCGACTCCGATGCAGAACTTTCATGATTGCCGCGTGCCAGCAAATCAAGGAAAGGTTTGACCTCAACAACAAATTATGGCGACTAGCATCTTTTTTAAATCCAAAGCAAGTTCTCGACGAGGATGTACGGTCACACCAGCCATCGATATCGGACTTATTAAAGGAAGTGCCACGCATCAATCATTTCAGTAGTCGAATGCTGGACGACCAGTGGCGCAGCATATGCTATCACGTGTTTCCTGAACATATCAAATCGGCCCAAGACGATGCAGGTGCGTTTTACAAAGGCCTTATAGAGTTTGAGGATGATGCAGGGCGTCGCATTTACGAACATTTCGGTAGATTTGCGATGCAGATCTTGTCACTCCCGGCTTCCAACGCAGACGCCAAAAGGGTTTTCTCCGAATTGAATTTcttcaagagaaaagagaggaattcCCTGAAGATGAGTACCGTCAAATCCCTAATTCACTTACGGGAGTGCGCAGCGAGTAAGGATGGAGTCTTCGAGCCAGACAAGgggatggtgatgcacttggctTCCACGTAA
- the LOC113811280 gene encoding uncharacterized protein isoform X1 — protein sequence MPRHTQITMSLHEKLMKGVKGRPSKPRASQSTTSPPIDLFLAANPEETGAASSFANMRKSRMSESLLVKTPRARMGDTSSFLVVDGFTFKDENRVSLPEACEVEAKDEDNAETFIDDITIKEEEPEGCDPLLTFPCNDCENVYATKCELEVHLKEGHKDENLFSCMNCDEEFLEEGELALHAELHVKREKVNGKVTSEPSETLVWSSAASELIVNPPSIDMASKGEADSRQFTMTTDLTRCPTLRDYTSSTPLNNSLNDATPLRPSKKRKQNSSDVTHSDDQFMKVLADVHKISTRPSFQEHWLRDSQFKGWLVGIDGTTSKAYCRLCHKKLSAEITSLKRHRLSQKHVALEKNQKTTPARSTTTFRPPPEPSKIMNGVAYATILFVVFLAEHNLPFRLCGDLMELNKRMFPDSEIAAQMAIRRKKCASLVQSLGDYASQKLANKLTKSKFSLIVDEVSDCGSEKACAVGVRYFDVDENVIKTTMLDVVNVCEGNEAGPTGEGLYSKLVSSLGLLSIPTSNLIGFAYDGASNMMGVFNSVSNLLRDSFPGISVFKCVSSRIQICANEASKALPESCENLVHNIYSFFGQSGKRHEFENHQLFCNTKHFSATQWLSIHEAVARIIEQWQPLKMFFTNVLWKDRSSAVEQICDAMRNPSVYCYLVYLNYILPHITSISEVFESTSTNFHLLHDKISGLYRLLLNDFCDSHKVAASALHEIEPCDPSYHLPIEQINLGEEVNSLFSQPEYKDDMVRDIRLRCRTFMIAACQQIKERFDLNNKLWRLASFLNPKQVLDEDVRSHQPSISDLLKEVPRINHFSSRMLDDQWRSICYHVFPEHIKSAQDDAGAFYKGLIEFEDDAGRRIYEHFGRFAMQILSLPASNADAKRVFSELNFFKRKERNSLKMSTVKSLIHLRECAASKDGVFEPDKGMVMHLAST from the exons ATGCCACGACATACCCAAATCACGATGTCACTGCACGAAAAGTTAATGAAAGGCGTGAAAGGGAGACCTAGCAAACCGCGGGCATCCCAAAGCACTACCTCCCCTCCCATAGACCTGTTCCTCGCCGCAAACCCAGAGGAAACGGGAGCTGCCTCGTCATTTGCAAATATGAGGAAAAG TAGAATGTCGGAATCCCTATTGGTGAAAACACCCCGTGCTCGAATGGGTGATACAAGCTCATTTTTGGTGGTGGATGGATTCACTTTTAAAGATGAGAATAGAGTGTCATTGCCTGAGGCCTGTGAAGTGGAAGCAAAGGATGAAGACAACGCGGAAACATTTATTGACGATATCACAATCAAAGAAGAGGAGCCTGAAGGTTGTGATCCTTTATTAACTTTTCCTTGCAATGATTGTGAGAATGTGTATGCGACCAAATGTGAATTAGAGGTTCATTTAAAGGAAGGACATAAAGACGAAAACCTCTTCAGTTGTATGAATTGCGATGAAGAGTTCCTCGAGGAGGGTGAACTTGCACTCCATGCTGAATTACACgttaagagagagaaggtgaatggTAAG GTTACTTCAGAGCCTTCGGAGACTTTGGTATGGTCTAGTGCTGCTAGCGAATTGATTGTTAATCCTCCAAGTATAGACATGGCATCAAAGGGAGAAGCTGACTCTCGGCAGTTCACCATGACTACTGACCTGACCAGATGTCCTACACTAAGAGACTATACGTCCTCAACGCCATTGAACAACTCACTTAATGATGCAACTCCTCTTAGGCCCAGTAAAAAGAGGAAGCAGAACAGTAGTGACGTTACCCACTCTGACGACCAGTTCATGAAAGTGCTAGCTGATGTGCATAAG ATATCAACACGCCCATCTTTCCAAGAGCACTGGCTCAGGGACAGCCAGTTCAAAGGTTGGCTGGTGGGCATTGACGGTACAACTTCGAAGGCCTACTGTCGGTTATGCCACAAGAAGCTTAGTGCTGAAATAACATCACTGAAGCGCCACCGACTCTCTCAGAAACATGTAGCCTTGGAGAAGAACCAGAAGACGACTCCAGCCAGGTCTACTACTACGTTTAGACCACCACCGGAACCCAGCAAAATTATGAATGGTGTAGCCTATGCCACAATATTATTCGTTGTATTTTTGGCTGAACATAATTTGCCATTTAG GCTATGTGGTGACCTGATGGAGCTGAACAAGAGGATGTTCCCCGATTCTGAGATCGCGGCTCAGATGGCGATTCGGAGGAAGAAATGTGCATCTCTCGTTCAAAGCCTCGGGGATTACGCCTCCCAGAAATTAGCAAATAAGCTAACAAAAAGCAAATTTAGTTTGATTGTGGACGAAGTATCAGACTGCGGCTCAGAGAAAGCATGCGCTGTAGGAGTGAGGTATTTTGACGTGGATGAAAACGTTATAAAGACCACAATGCTCGACGTTGTAAACGTTTGTGAGGGTAACGAGGCAGGTCCAACTGGGGAGGGCTTATACAGTAAGCTTGTTTCCAGTCTAGGTTTGCTCAGCATTCCGACATCCAACCTCATAGGATTTGCGTATGATGGGGCATCTAATATGATGGGTGTTTTTAATAGCGTAAGCAATCTGCTCCGAGATAGCTTCCCAGGAATTTCAGTCTTCAAATGTGTATCCAGCCGTATTCAAATATGCGCAAATGAGGCATCAAAAGCTCTGCCAGAGTCATGCGAGAACCTCGTTCATAACATCTATAGTTTCTTTGGCCAAAGCGGTAAGCGGCATGAATTTGAAAATCACCAACTCTTTTGTAATACAAAACATTTTTCTGCCACTCAGTGGTTATCCATCCATGAGGCTGTTGCAAGGATCATAGAACAGTGGCAACCCTTAAAGATGTTTTTCACAAATGTTTTGTGGAAAGACCGGTCGTCCGCCGTCGAACAGATATGTGACGCAATGAGAAACCCTTCTGTCTACTGCTATTTAGTTTACTTGAACTACATATTGCCACACATCACTAGCATTAGCGAGGTTTTCGAATCCACATCAACCAACTTCCACCTTCTCCATGACAAAATATCTGGTCTTTACAGGCTCCTCTTAAATGATTTCTGCGACTCGCACAAAGTAGCAGCCTCAGCATTGCACGAGATAGAACCGTGCGATCCTTCATACCATCTACCTATAGAACAAATCAACCTTGGGGAGGAAGTGAACAGTTTATTCAGTCAACCAGAATATAAAGATGACATGGTCCGGGATATTCGACTCCGATGCAGAACTTTCATGATTGCCGCGTGCCAGCAAATCAAGGAAAGGTTTGACCTCAACAACAAATTATGGCGACTAGCATCTTTTTTAAATCCAAAGCAAGTTCTCGACGAGGATGTACGGTCACACCAGCCATCGATATCGGACTTATTAAAGGAAGTGCCACGCATCAATCATTTCAGTAGTCGAATGCTGGACGACCAGTGGCGCAGCATATGCTATCACGTGTTTCCTGAACATATCAAATCGGCCCAAGACGATGCAGGTGCGTTTTACAAAGGCCTTATAGAGTTTGAGGATGATGCAGGGCGTCGCATTTACGAACATTTCGGTAGATTTGCGATGCAGATCTTGTCACTCCCGGCTTCCAACGCAGACGCCAAAAGGGTTTTCTCCGAATTGAATTTcttcaagagaaaagagaggaattcCCTGAAGATGAGTACCGTCAAATCCCTAATTCACTTACGGGAGTGCGCAGCGAGTAAGGATGGAGTCTTCGAGCCAGACAAGgggatggtgatgcacttggctTCCACGTAA
- the LOC113811280 gene encoding uncharacterized protein isoform X4, with protein sequence MPRHTQITMSLHEKLMKGVKGRPSKPRASQSTTSPPIDLFLAANPEETGAASSFANMRKRSRMSESLLVKTPRARMGDTSSFLVVDGFTFKDENRVSLPEACEVEAKDEDNAETFIDDITIKEEEPEGCDPLLTFPCNDCENVYATKCELEVHLKEGHKDENLFSCMNCDEEFLEEGELALHAELHVKREKVNGKISTRPSFQEHWLRDSQFKGWLVGIDGTTSKAYCRLCHKKLSAEITSLKRHRLSQKHVALEKNQKTTPARSTTTFRPPPEPSKIMNGVAYATILFVVFLAEHNLPFRLCGDLMELNKRMFPDSEIAAQMAIRRKKCASLVQSLGDYASQKLANKLTKSKFSLIVDEVSDCGSEKACAVGVRYFDVDENVIKTTMLDVVNVCEGNEAGPTGEGLYSKLVSSLGLLSIPTSNLIGFAYDGASNMMGVFNSVSNLLRDSFPGISVFKCVSSRIQICANEASKALPESCENLVHNIYSFFGQSGKRHEFENHQLFCNTKHFSATQWLSIHEAVARIIEQWQPLKMFFTNVLWKDRSSAVEQICDAMRNPSVYCYLVYLNYILPHITSISEVFESTSTNFHLLHDKISGLYRLLLNDFCDSHKVAASALHEIEPCDPSYHLPIEQINLGEEVNSLFSQPEYKDDMVRDIRLRCRTFMIAACQQIKERFDLNNKLWRLASFLNPKQVLDEDVRSHQPSISDLLKEVPRINHFSSRMLDDQWRSICYHVFPEHIKSAQDDAGAFYKGLIEFEDDAGRRIYEHFGRFAMQILSLPASNADAKRVFSELNFFKRKERNSLKMSTVKSLIHLRECAASKDGVFEPDKGMVMHLAST encoded by the exons ATGCCACGACATACCCAAATCACGATGTCACTGCACGAAAAGTTAATGAAAGGCGTGAAAGGGAGACCTAGCAAACCGCGGGCATCCCAAAGCACTACCTCCCCTCCCATAGACCTGTTCCTCGCCGCAAACCCAGAGGAAACGGGAGCTGCCTCGTCATTTGCAAATATGAGGAAAAG AAGTAGAATGTCGGAATCCCTATTGGTGAAAACACCCCGTGCTCGAATGGGTGATACAAGCTCATTTTTGGTGGTGGATGGATTCACTTTTAAAGATGAGAATAGAGTGTCATTGCCTGAGGCCTGTGAAGTGGAAGCAAAGGATGAAGACAACGCGGAAACATTTATTGACGATATCACAATCAAAGAAGAGGAGCCTGAAGGTTGTGATCCTTTATTAACTTTTCCTTGCAATGATTGTGAGAATGTGTATGCGACCAAATGTGAATTAGAGGTTCATTTAAAGGAAGGACATAAAGACGAAAACCTCTTCAGTTGTATGAATTGCGATGAAGAGTTCCTCGAGGAGGGTGAACTTGCACTCCATGCTGAATTACACgttaagagagagaaggtgaatggTAAG ATATCAACACGCCCATCTTTCCAAGAGCACTGGCTCAGGGACAGCCAGTTCAAAGGTTGGCTGGTGGGCATTGACGGTACAACTTCGAAGGCCTACTGTCGGTTATGCCACAAGAAGCTTAGTGCTGAAATAACATCACTGAAGCGCCACCGACTCTCTCAGAAACATGTAGCCTTGGAGAAGAACCAGAAGACGACTCCAGCCAGGTCTACTACTACGTTTAGACCACCACCGGAACCCAGCAAAATTATGAATGGTGTAGCCTATGCCACAATATTATTCGTTGTATTTTTGGCTGAACATAATTTGCCATTTAG GCTATGTGGTGACCTGATGGAGCTGAACAAGAGGATGTTCCCCGATTCTGAGATCGCGGCTCAGATGGCGATTCGGAGGAAGAAATGTGCATCTCTCGTTCAAAGCCTCGGGGATTACGCCTCCCAGAAATTAGCAAATAAGCTAACAAAAAGCAAATTTAGTTTGATTGTGGACGAAGTATCAGACTGCGGCTCAGAGAAAGCATGCGCTGTAGGAGTGAGGTATTTTGACGTGGATGAAAACGTTATAAAGACCACAATGCTCGACGTTGTAAACGTTTGTGAGGGTAACGAGGCAGGTCCAACTGGGGAGGGCTTATACAGTAAGCTTGTTTCCAGTCTAGGTTTGCTCAGCATTCCGACATCCAACCTCATAGGATTTGCGTATGATGGGGCATCTAATATGATGGGTGTTTTTAATAGCGTAAGCAATCTGCTCCGAGATAGCTTCCCAGGAATTTCAGTCTTCAAATGTGTATCCAGCCGTATTCAAATATGCGCAAATGAGGCATCAAAAGCTCTGCCAGAGTCATGCGAGAACCTCGTTCATAACATCTATAGTTTCTTTGGCCAAAGCGGTAAGCGGCATGAATTTGAAAATCACCAACTCTTTTGTAATACAAAACATTTTTCTGCCACTCAGTGGTTATCCATCCATGAGGCTGTTGCAAGGATCATAGAACAGTGGCAACCCTTAAAGATGTTTTTCACAAATGTTTTGTGGAAAGACCGGTCGTCCGCCGTCGAACAGATATGTGACGCAATGAGAAACCCTTCTGTCTACTGCTATTTAGTTTACTTGAACTACATATTGCCACACATCACTAGCATTAGCGAGGTTTTCGAATCCACATCAACCAACTTCCACCTTCTCCATGACAAAATATCTGGTCTTTACAGGCTCCTCTTAAATGATTTCTGCGACTCGCACAAAGTAGCAGCCTCAGCATTGCACGAGATAGAACCGTGCGATCCTTCATACCATCTACCTATAGAACAAATCAACCTTGGGGAGGAAGTGAACAGTTTATTCAGTCAACCAGAATATAAAGATGACATGGTCCGGGATATTCGACTCCGATGCAGAACTTTCATGATTGCCGCGTGCCAGCAAATCAAGGAAAGGTTTGACCTCAACAACAAATTATGGCGACTAGCATCTTTTTTAAATCCAAAGCAAGTTCTCGACGAGGATGTACGGTCACACCAGCCATCGATATCGGACTTATTAAAGGAAGTGCCACGCATCAATCATTTCAGTAGTCGAATGCTGGACGACCAGTGGCGCAGCATATGCTATCACGTGTTTCCTGAACATATCAAATCGGCCCAAGACGATGCAGGTGCGTTTTACAAAGGCCTTATAGAGTTTGAGGATGATGCAGGGCGTCGCATTTACGAACATTTCGGTAGATTTGCGATGCAGATCTTGTCACTCCCGGCTTCCAACGCAGACGCCAAAAGGGTTTTCTCCGAATTGAATTTcttcaagagaaaagagaggaattcCCTGAAGATGAGTACCGTCAAATCCCTAATTCACTTACGGGAGTGCGCAGCGAGTAAGGATGGAGTCTTCGAGCCAGACAAGgggatggtgatgcacttggctTCCACGTAA